The Arachis hypogaea cultivar Tifrunner chromosome 19, arahy.Tifrunner.gnm2.J5K5, whole genome shotgun sequence genome has a window encoding:
- the LOC112776396 gene encoding pto-interacting protein 1: MSCFGCCEEDDYAKSVENGGQYAVKNPAGNNGNYHSSETAKPQTVKVQPIEVPAIPADELKEITNNFAQEALVGEGSYGRVYHAVLKSGQDAAIKKLDASKQPDDEFLAQVSMVSRLKHENFVQLLSYCVDGGSRVLAYEFAANGSLHDILHGRKGVKGAIPGPILTWAQRVKIAVGAARGLEYLHEKADPHIIHRDIKSSNVLIFDDDVAKIADFDLSNQAPDMAARLHSTRVLGTFGYHAPEYAMTGQLNAKSDVYSFGVVLLELLTGRKPVDHTLPRGQQSLVTWATPRLSEDKVKQCVDPKLGAEYPPKAIAKMAAVAALCVQYEADFRPNMSIVVKALQPLLTARQGPPGETPN; encoded by the exons ATGAGTTGTTTTGGCTGTTGTGAAGAGGATGATTATGCCAAGTCAGTTGAAAATGGAGGACAATATGCCGTGAAAAACCCAGCAG GGAATAATGGAAACTATCATTCTTCTGAAACCGCAAAACCGCAGACCGTTAAAGTCCAGCCCATTGAAGTTCCTGCTATACCAGCAGATGAACTAAAAGAAATTACGAATAATTTTGCACAAGAGGCTCTGGTTGGAGAGGGATCATATGGAAGAGTATATCATGCAGTTCTTAAAAGTGGGCAGGATGCTGCAATCAAGAAGTTAGATGCTAGTAAACAGCCTGATGATGAATTTTTGGCCCAA GTTTCAATGGTATCAAGGCTGAAGCATGAAAATTTTGTTCAGTTGCTTAGTTATTGTGTTGATGGAGGTTCCCGAGTTCTTGCTTATGAATTTGCTGCTAATGGGTCTCTTCATGATATCTTACATG GCAGAAAAGGTGTAAAAGGAGCAATACCTGGCCCAATTTTGACATGGGCACAGAGAGTGAAAATTGCTGTAGGGGCTGCAAGAGGGCTTGAATACTTGCATGAGAAGGCTGATCCCCACATTATCCACAGGGACATCAAATCAAGCAATGTACTAATCTTTGACGATGATGTTGCTAAAATTGCagattttgatttgtcaaatcaGGCTCCTGACATGGCTGCACGTCTTCATTCTACTCGTGTCCTTGGAACCTTTGGTTATCATGCACCAGA ATATGCAATGACTGGGCAATTGAATGCTAAGAGTGATGTTTACAGTTTTGGTGTTGTCCTTCTGGAACTTTTGACTGGAAGGAAACCCGTTGATCATACACTACCACGTGGACAACAGAGTCTGGTTACTTGG GCTACACCAAGACTTAGCGAGGATAAAGTCAAGCAGTGTGTTGATCCGAAACTTGGAGCAGAATATCCACCCAAAGCAATTGCTAAG ATGGCTGCTGTTGCTGCGTTGTGTGTTCAATATGAAGCTGATTTTAGACCAAACATGAGCATTGTAGTCAAAGCTCTTCAACCTTTGTTGACGGCACGACAGGGACCTCCTGGTGAAACACCAAATTaa